A region of uncultured Carboxylicivirga sp. DNA encodes the following proteins:
- a CDS encoding serine/threonine dehydratase — protein MSLTIEDIKNANSRIQPFINETPVIQSSLLNDWLGHTILFKAECFQKIGAFKARGACNTVSWLIENNIKPDRIIANSSGNHAQAVAYASSQFNIPSTIYMPVYASKVKVQATQAYGALVDLSENRIITDEKVKQASLDKGTYWIHPFNHEQVIAGQGTAAFEALKQVDDIDAICSPCGGGGLLSGTLIATHSLSPKTKVVGAEPLNANDAAESLRHGSIQKLYATPDTLADGAMTMSVGDITFEYLKQLDEFYEVSESRIIYWTQWLTHLLKLHIEPTSAMVMEAAFQWLKTQKNKKRVMIILSGGNIDNITQTTLWKNNYLDSIPLLSS, from the coding sequence ATGTCACTAACAATAGAGGATATTAAAAATGCCAATAGTCGTATTCAACCGTTTATCAATGAAACACCTGTAATACAATCTTCATTATTAAATGATTGGCTAGGACATACCATTTTATTTAAGGCTGAATGTTTTCAGAAAATTGGAGCTTTTAAGGCACGAGGAGCATGTAATACAGTTTCGTGGTTAATAGAAAATAATATCAAACCTGATAGAATAATTGCCAATAGTTCAGGAAATCATGCTCAGGCTGTTGCTTATGCTTCAAGTCAGTTTAATATTCCTTCAACTATTTATATGCCGGTTTATGCATCTAAAGTAAAAGTACAGGCTACACAAGCGTATGGTGCGCTAGTTGATTTATCTGAGAATAGAATTATCACCGACGAAAAAGTGAAACAAGCTTCACTTGACAAAGGCACTTATTGGATCCACCCTTTTAACCACGAACAGGTTATCGCTGGTCAGGGTACTGCTGCATTTGAAGCACTGAAACAAGTAGATGATATTGATGCCATTTGTTCCCCATGTGGTGGAGGCGGCTTATTATCAGGAACATTAATTGCAACCCATTCTTTATCACCTAAGACTAAAGTAGTTGGTGCAGAACCATTAAATGCCAATGATGCTGCCGAATCATTAAGACATGGTTCTATTCAGAAACTATATGCAACACCAGACACGCTAGCAGATGGTGCAATGACAATGTCGGTTGGCGATATTACTTTTGAATATCTTAAACAATTGGATGAATTTTATGAGGTAAGTGAGTCAAGAATCATTTACTGGACACAATGGCTAACCCATTTGTTAAAATTGCATATAGAACCTACCAGTGCCATGGTCATGGAAGCTGCTTTTCAATGGTTGAAAACTCAAAAAAATAAAAAACGTGTTATGATCATCCTTTCCGGAGGCAACATTGATAATATTACTCAAACCACACTATGGAAAAATAATTATCTTGATTCTATACCCTTACTAAGCTCTTAA
- a CDS encoding CidA/LrgA family protein yields MKIFKQLLIILSINFAGELLSEALSLPLPGSIIGMLILLTFLLLGLVKEEHIAETATFLLDNMPFFFIPAGVSVMVSYQFLEGHLAATISTIVLSTLFVMIITGLITQFLIKKKNDD; encoded by the coding sequence ATGAAAATATTTAAACAACTTCTAATTATCCTTTCAATCAATTTTGCCGGAGAATTATTAAGTGAAGCACTTTCTCTACCCTTACCAGGCAGTATTATTGGCATGTTGATACTACTAACTTTTTTACTGTTAGGATTGGTAAAAGAGGAACATATAGCTGAAACAGCTACTTTCCTACTTGATAATATGCCATTTTTCTTTATTCCTGCTGGTGTTAGTGTAATGGTTTCATATCAATTCCTGGAAGGACACTTGGCTGCAACCATTAGTACCATTGTTTTATCAACTTTATTTGTAATGATTATTACAGGTCTTATAACACAGTTTTTAATTAAAAAAAAGAATGATGACTGA
- a CDS encoding LrgB family protein, whose translation MMTEALTNTHLFGILITLGLYFGCIWLRKRLKKNWINPLLISAFAIIIFLTQLDIPYEYYTKGAGFIHAFLGPVTVVLALPLYRQRKLLVQHKYSIIGGIISGVSASFISVIVLSRIFHLNDILERSLIPHSVTTPIGIALSNSLNAVEGITVISIIITGLLGAAIAKILYKILKITHPIAKGLTLGTAAHVLGTTKAIEMGETEGAVSSLAIGVAAITTVISATILQIVGWY comes from the coding sequence ATGATGACTGAAGCCCTGACAAATACACATTTATTTGGAATTTTGATTACACTTGGACTATATTTTGGGTGTATATGGTTACGTAAACGCCTTAAAAAAAACTGGATTAATCCACTTCTGATTAGTGCATTTGCAATCATTATATTCCTTACTCAACTCGACATTCCATATGAATATTATACCAAAGGAGCAGGTTTTATTCATGCTTTTCTTGGTCCGGTAACTGTTGTATTGGCTTTACCATTATACCGACAGCGAAAATTATTAGTACAGCATAAATACTCAATTATTGGAGGTATTATTAGTGGAGTGTCTGCCTCATTTATTTCTGTGATTGTATTATCTCGTATTTTTCATTTAAATGATATCCTTGAACGTTCACTCATACCACATTCTGTAACCACTCCAATAGGCATTGCCTTAAGTAACTCTTTAAATGCAGTAGAAGGCATTACTGTTATTTCCATTATTATTACCGGCTTATTGGGAGCAGCAATAGCAAAAATATTATATAAAATACTTAAAATCACCCACCCAATTGCCAAAGGTTTAACATTAGGTACTGCAGCTCATGTTTTGGGGACAACCAAAGCCATTGAAATGGGTGAAACAGAAGGTGCTGTTAGCAGTCTGGCAATTGGAGTTGCTGCTATTACAACCGTAATTTCTGCTACAATTTTGCAAATTGTGGGGTGGTATTAA
- a CDS encoding T9SS type A sorting domain-containing protein — protein sequence MKHIFAFAICLTTLSIKAQYQGPIEPIYEGYGANGTHDVSVLNITNDYWLLRDISIFYPSDITTPVPTIFYSHGYASVDTTYHIETLRHIASRGFAVVFVPYKSIGIDNTERYTTLRNGFMKAARTAKSIIDTTQVGFFGQSFGGGATPCNAYKLFTQNNWGENGRFMYCSAPWYALEITQEELQNFPNDCNLVTVLYDDDTSNDHRMGMDIFNNISIGKENKDCLIAYSSTIERYNYEADHTLPAQYTDESEFDALDYYVTFRLLDALADYTFTGNVTAKLIALGNGSTEQIDMGLLQDLSWSDIPISIYNQSKYNSPCNSQTNPRIDYCDSSTDLDINTVATVDPILYPNPVSDHLNIIIDKTYQELLIEVYDLSGCIALQSRNNIILDISHLHKGTYICLITIDGITSNLEFVKN from the coding sequence ATGAAACATATTTTCGCTTTTGCAATTTGCTTAACTACATTGTCTATAAAGGCACAATATCAAGGACCAATTGAACCAATTTATGAAGGATACGGAGCCAATGGTACACATGATGTCTCAGTACTAAATATCACTAATGATTATTGGTTATTAAGAGATATTTCTATTTTTTATCCTTCCGATATTACAACTCCGGTCCCTACGATTTTTTATTCGCACGGTTATGCATCAGTAGATACAACTTATCACATTGAAACACTTCGACATATTGCATCCAGAGGATTTGCTGTTGTATTTGTTCCATATAAATCAATTGGTATTGATAACACTGAACGTTATACAACACTACGAAATGGCTTTATGAAAGCTGCTAGAACAGCAAAATCAATTATCGATACAACACAGGTCGGTTTCTTTGGTCAATCATTTGGTGGCGGAGCTACTCCATGCAATGCATATAAATTATTCACCCAAAATAACTGGGGAGAAAACGGACGTTTTATGTATTGTTCGGCTCCATGGTATGCGTTGGAAATAACACAAGAGGAATTACAAAACTTCCCAAATGATTGTAATCTTGTAACTGTTTTATATGACGATGATACATCGAATGATCATCGTATGGGAATGGACATTTTTAATAATATATCAATTGGAAAGGAGAATAAAGATTGTCTCATAGCCTATTCATCAACTATTGAAAGATACAATTATGAAGCTGACCATACTCTTCCTGCACAATACACTGATGAAAGTGAATTTGATGCACTTGACTATTATGTAACCTTTCGATTGCTGGATGCATTGGCTGATTATACCTTTACAGGTAATGTAACAGCAAAGCTAATAGCGTTGGGTAATGGAAGTACAGAACAAATTGATATGGGATTGCTACAAGATTTATCCTGGAGTGATATTCCCATTTCTATATATAATCAATCGAAATACAATTCTCCTTGTAATAGTCAAACAAATCCAAGAATTGATTATTGCGATTCAAGTACAGACCTTGACATAAATACTGTTGCCACTGTCGATCCAATTCTTTACCCCAATCCCGTTTCTGACCATTTAAATATCATAATTGATAAAACATATCAGGAATTGCTGATAGAAGTTTATGACCTTTCGGGATGTATTGCATTGCAATCTAGAAACAATATAATACTTGATATTAGCCATTTACACAAGGGGACATATATTTGTTTAATAACAATTGATGGGATAACTTCAAATTTAGAGTTTGTGAAAAACTAA
- a CDS encoding (2Fe-2S) ferredoxin domain-containing protein: protein MKKPDYHILVCNSFRMAGDAQGYCNKSGAVDLIQYLMEECDDRGLDVTVSTTGCLNVCSQGPIMVIHPNNLWYGGVTEERIDEILDALEEGEAVEDYLITD from the coding sequence ATGAAAAAGCCGGATTATCACATTTTAGTATGTAATTCCTTCAGAATGGCAGGCGATGCGCAAGGTTACTGTAATAAAAGTGGAGCAGTTGATCTGATACAGTACCTGATGGAAGAGTGTGACGACAGAGGTCTTGATGTTACTGTTTCAACAACAGGATGTTTAAACGTTTGCTCACAAGGACCAATTATGGTTATTCATCCAAATAACCTTTGGTATGGAGGCGTTACTGAAGAGCGCATCGATGAAATATTGGATGCACTTGAAGAAGGAGAAGCTGTAGAGGATTACTTGATTACTGACTAG
- the nifB gene encoding nitrogenase cofactor biosynthesis protein NifB, translated as MKDFSKHPCFNKGAHHTNARVHLPVAPQCNVKCNYCNRKFDCVNESRPGVTSNVLQPEQALEYVKKLKNIMPELTVVGIAGPGDPFANAEKTMKTLRLVKEEFPDMLLCVSTNGLNVGPYIDELKELDVSHVTVTLNSFRPETLEKIYGWVRYDKRGYFGKSAGEVLLENQLAAIKKMKSLDMVVKVNSIVIPGINDHEIEEVAEKIAELGVDLMNTIPLFPVKDTPFEDLKEPSSEWMKALRQRVETYLPPMSHCARCRADAAGLLGKDSAEAAQLLSEAAKLTINDGEERPYVAVASMEGILVNQHLGEADRIHVFKETPNGYKLVNIRTTPDRGAGDKRWLELADTLNDCRSMLVGGIGPKPSKILAKSGIKIIEMSGMIDQGLDHVYKGTELRTLCKSEVFKCGSGCTGNASGCG; from the coding sequence ATGAAAGATTTTTCTAAACATCCGTGTTTTAATAAGGGAGCGCATCATACTAATGCAAGGGTTCATTTGCCTGTAGCACCTCAATGTAATGTGAAGTGTAACTACTGCAATCGTAAGTTCGACTGTGTAAATGAGAGTAGACCCGGAGTTACCAGTAATGTTCTACAGCCGGAACAAGCTCTGGAATATGTAAAGAAGTTAAAGAATATTATGCCCGAACTTACAGTGGTTGGTATCGCTGGGCCTGGTGATCCGTTTGCCAATGCGGAGAAAACCATGAAAACACTTCGCTTAGTGAAGGAAGAATTTCCGGATATGTTGCTTTGTGTTTCTACCAATGGGTTAAATGTAGGACCTTACATTGACGAATTGAAAGAGCTGGATGTATCTCACGTAACCGTTACTTTAAATAGTTTCCGTCCTGAAACATTAGAGAAAATATATGGATGGGTACGTTACGATAAAAGAGGTTATTTCGGTAAAAGTGCAGGAGAAGTTCTTTTAGAGAACCAATTGGCAGCCATTAAAAAGATGAAATCTTTAGACATGGTTGTAAAAGTAAATTCGATTGTTATTCCTGGTATTAATGATCATGAAATAGAAGAAGTAGCAGAAAAAATTGCGGAACTGGGAGTGGATCTGATGAATACAATTCCTTTGTTTCCGGTTAAAGATACGCCATTCGAGGACTTAAAAGAACCATCGTCGGAGTGGATGAAAGCATTGCGCCAAAGAGTTGAAACTTATTTGCCACCTATGTCACATTGTGCACGCTGCAGGGCCGATGCAGCGGGACTATTAGGGAAAGACTCAGCTGAAGCGGCGCAATTGCTTTCTGAAGCTGCAAAACTTACCATTAATGATGGAGAAGAAAGGCCATATGTGGCAGTTGCCAGCATGGAAGGTATATTGGTTAACCAGCATTTGGGAGAAGCAGACCGTATTCATGTTTTCAAGGAAACACCAAATGGTTATAAACTGGTTAATATCAGAACAACACCAGATAGAGGTGCTGGAGATAAGCGTTGGCTCGAATTGGCAGATACTTTAAATGATTGTCGTTCAATGTTGGTGGGTGGTATCGGACCTAAACCTTCAAAGATTCTTGCTAAAAGTGGAATCAAAATCATTGAGATGAGTGGGATGATAGATCAGGGGCTGGATCATGTTTATAAGGGAACTGAATTAAGAACACTTTGTAAATCTGAAGTATTTAAATGTGGGTCAGGTTGTACTGGTAATGCTTCTGGTTGTGGTTGA
- a CDS encoding nitrogenase component 1 yields MDKLPRLKDIRPFVSTRNACKLCSPLGASIALKGIEGCVPVIHGSQGCATYIRRYMISHYKEPVDIASSNFSEETTIFGGAENLRVALDNVIGQYKPKAVGVATTCLSETIGEDVELMLNHIKGMTNDEEWPDLFTVSTPSYQGTHMDGFHATILQMVKNYAKDNIKNEKVNVLPNLVSPADIRHLKEIFADCGLDATILPDYSDTLDNGAWDKYYRVPKGGTPIKDLKLCGGAKATFEMGEFTKVSAGKNTSGNLSAAAWLEKEHGVAKYQSILPIGVKATDVLFNNIATVSGKETPEKYQAQRARLLDSYADGHKYVFGKKAIVYGEEDLVLGICAFLDEIGVEVILAASGANNNLTERLKHHCPSNAETIKVMSDSDFEQINEQAHELKPDFIVGNSKGYYIARELEIPIIRVGFPIHDRLGGQRIKHLAYEGTQELFDRIVNSLIEYKQDNSPIGYKYI; encoded by the coding sequence ATGGATAAGTTACCCAGATTAAAAGATATACGCCCATTTGTATCAACCCGTAACGCATGTAAATTGTGTTCTCCGTTGGGCGCCAGTATTGCCTTAAAAGGCATTGAAGGATGTGTTCCTGTTATCCACGGATCACAAGGGTGTGCCACATACATCCGTCGTTATATGATTAGTCATTACAAGGAGCCTGTAGATATTGCTTCATCTAACTTTAGTGAAGAAACTACCATTTTTGGTGGAGCTGAAAACCTGAGAGTTGCATTAGATAACGTAATTGGTCAATATAAGCCAAAAGCTGTTGGGGTTGCAACAACCTGTTTAAGTGAAACAATTGGTGAGGATGTTGAGCTGATGCTGAATCACATCAAAGGCATGACTAATGATGAGGAATGGCCTGACTTGTTTACAGTGTCTACACCAAGTTACCAAGGTACTCATATGGATGGTTTTCACGCCACTATTTTACAAATGGTAAAAAACTATGCCAAGGATAACATTAAAAACGAAAAAGTTAATGTTTTACCTAACCTGGTTTCACCTGCTGATATCCGTCATCTTAAGGAGATATTTGCCGATTGTGGATTAGATGCAACTATTTTACCTGATTATTCAGATACTTTGGATAACGGTGCATGGGATAAATACTACAGAGTACCTAAAGGTGGAACGCCAATAAAAGATTTGAAACTATGTGGTGGAGCTAAAGCTACCTTCGAAATGGGTGAGTTTACAAAGGTTAGTGCAGGTAAAAATACCAGTGGAAACCTTAGTGCAGCTGCCTGGCTTGAGAAAGAACATGGAGTTGCTAAGTATCAAAGTATACTACCTATTGGTGTAAAGGCTACCGATGTTTTATTCAATAATATAGCCACCGTAAGTGGTAAAGAAACTCCTGAAAAATATCAGGCTCAAAGAGCTCGTTTACTGGATTCATATGCCGATGGACATAAATATGTTTTTGGAAAAAAAGCCATTGTTTATGGCGAGGAAGATTTAGTATTGGGCATCTGTGCATTTCTTGATGAAATAGGAGTGGAAGTGATTTTAGCTGCAAGTGGAGCTAATAATAACCTCACCGAAAGATTAAAGCACCATTGTCCTTCAAACGCTGAAACAATAAAGGTTATGTCTGATTCTGATTTTGAGCAAATCAATGAACAGGCCCACGAGTTGAAACCAGATTTTATTGTTGGTAACAGTAAAGGCTATTACATAGCCAGAGAACTTGAAATACCTATTATTCGGGTTGGATTTCCAATTCATGACCGTTTGGGCGGACAGCGAATAAAACATCTGGCATACGAAGGAACGCAGGAATTATTCGATCGAATTGTGAATTCATTGATTGAGTACAAGCAGGATAATTCACCAATAGGATATAAATACATTTAA
- the nifE gene encoding nitrogenase iron-molybdenum cofactor biosynthesis protein NifE, which translates to MERLIKERDNQIHTIGSSKHEVACEKKSLAGSVSQRACVFCGSRVVLYPIADALHLIHGPIGCAAYTWDIRGAMSSGPQLHRLSFSTDLREKDVVFGGEPKLKKALTELIEAYKPKAAFVYSTCIVGVIGDDVEAICREVSKEQGIDVIPVMAEGFKGTKKDGYKAACDALSTLVGTDNDYKAPEYSINILGDFNLAGELWILKDYYERIGVNIITCLTGDGRINEIRKAHKASLNVVQCSGSMMHLAKEMKEKYGIPFKKVSYFGIEDMSEALYEVATFFKNEEMLNKARTLVSNEIQELIPALEPYKKKLTGKKAAIYVGGAFKAISLVKALRLLGMETAVVGSQTGNQDDYNLLTKLCDKGTVIVDDSNPNELSEFVKEKGVDLFIGGVKERPIAYKLGLGFCDHNHERKEALAGYEGMLNFAKEVHASVCSPVWQFFNRPSSTTENE; encoded by the coding sequence ATGGAAAGGTTAATAAAAGAAAGAGATAATCAAATTCATACCATAGGAAGCTCAAAGCATGAAGTTGCCTGCGAAAAGAAAAGTCTGGCAGGTAGTGTTAGTCAAAGAGCTTGTGTTTTCTGTGGATCAAGGGTAGTACTTTACCCAATTGCTGATGCTTTACATTTAATTCATGGTCCTATCGGGTGTGCGGCCTACACCTGGGATATACGTGGAGCAATGTCATCAGGACCTCAATTACACCGCCTTAGTTTCTCAACCGACCTTAGAGAAAAAGATGTAGTTTTTGGTGGTGAACCTAAACTTAAGAAAGCCTTAACAGAACTTATTGAAGCCTATAAGCCAAAAGCTGCTTTTGTATACTCTACCTGTATTGTGGGTGTAATTGGCGATGATGTGGAAGCTATTTGTCGCGAAGTATCAAAAGAGCAGGGTATTGATGTGATACCTGTAATGGCAGAAGGTTTTAAGGGTACAAAAAAAGATGGTTATAAAGCGGCATGTGATGCTTTATCAACATTGGTTGGTACCGATAATGATTACAAAGCTCCTGAATACAGTATTAATATTCTGGGTGATTTTAACCTTGCTGGTGAGCTTTGGATTTTAAAAGATTATTACGAAAGAATAGGGGTTAATATCATTACATGTCTTACAGGTGATGGTAGAATAAACGAAATACGTAAAGCTCATAAAGCTTCTTTAAATGTTGTGCAATGTTCAGGTTCGATGATGCACCTGGCTAAAGAGATGAAAGAGAAATACGGTATTCCGTTTAAGAAAGTATCCTATTTTGGTATAGAAGATATGTCAGAAGCCTTGTACGAAGTAGCAACTTTCTTTAAGAATGAAGAGATGCTTAATAAAGCCCGTACTTTGGTTTCAAATGAAATACAAGAGCTGATTCCTGCTCTTGAACCATATAAAAAGAAATTAACCGGTAAAAAAGCTGCCATTTATGTAGGTGGGGCTTTTAAAGCTATCAGTCTTGTAAAGGCCTTGCGATTGCTGGGAATGGAAACTGCAGTGGTTGGTTCGCAGACCGGAAATCAGGATGATTATAACCTGTTAACCAAACTTTGCGACAAGGGTACTGTAATTGTTGATGACTCAAACCCAAATGAGTTATCAGAATTTGTAAAAGAAAAAGGAGTTGACTTATTCATTGGAGGTGTTAAAGAACGCCCCATAGCTTATAAACTGGGACTAGGATTTTGCGATCATAATCATGAGCGCAAAGAAGCCTTAGCCGGATACGAAGGAATGCTAAATTTTGCCAAAGAAGTACATGCATCAGTGTGTAGTCCAGTTTGGCAGTTTTTCAACAGACCATCATCAACCACTGAAAATGAATAG
- the nifK gene encoding nitrogenase molybdenum-iron protein subunit beta → MLLRHTTDKVKERKALTVNPAKTCQPVGAMYAALGIHGCLPHSHGSQGCCSYHRSALTRHYKEPVMAATSSFTEGSSVFGGQSNLLQAIGNIFQIYEPDIIAVHSTCLSETIGDDLAQIVTKARTDGKVPEGKHVIQAPTPSYVGSHVTGYANMLEGIVKYFPTKTDKLINQINLLSGWVEPSDMKELKRIMGLMKVNNVLLPDTSDVLDTPMTGKYTMYPKGGTTIPEMVSMGDSLHTLALGEWATNKAAIALDNNCKVAFTQEDLPIGIKATDRFIQALSKVAGVSVPESISDERGKLMDLITDMHQYLYGKRVALFGDPDQLIPLTEFLLDMDMKPVYIVSGTPGKKFDKRMSALLSERCPEAKFKNGPQADMFLLHQWIKEEGVDLLMGNTYGKYIARDENIPFVRMGFPILDRVGHSYFPTLGYMGGIRILEKMLNEIMSYQDATCPDEKVELVM, encoded by the coding sequence ATGTTATTACGTCATACAACAGATAAAGTAAAAGAAAGAAAGGCTTTAACCGTAAACCCGGCTAAAACTTGTCAGCCGGTTGGAGCCATGTACGCAGCCCTTGGTATTCATGGATGTTTACCACATAGCCACGGTTCTCAAGGATGTTGCTCATACCACAGAAGTGCCTTAACACGTCACTATAAAGAGCCAGTAATGGCTGCCACCAGTTCATTTACCGAAGGTTCTTCTGTATTTGGTGGACAAAGTAACCTATTGCAAGCGATTGGTAATATCTTCCAAATTTATGAGCCAGATATTATTGCTGTTCACTCAACTTGTTTATCAGAAACTATTGGTGATGACCTTGCTCAAATTGTAACAAAGGCTCGTACTGACGGTAAAGTACCTGAAGGTAAGCATGTAATTCAAGCTCCAACACCTAGTTATGTAGGTAGTCACGTTACTGGTTACGCTAACATGTTGGAAGGTATTGTAAAATATTTCCCTACAAAAACTGATAAACTGATCAATCAGATCAACTTATTATCAGGATGGGTAGAGCCTTCAGATATGAAAGAGTTGAAGCGTATCATGGGCTTGATGAAAGTAAACAATGTATTGTTACCTGATACTTCTGATGTGTTGGATACTCCAATGACCGGCAAATACACCATGTATCCAAAAGGAGGAACTACCATTCCTGAAATGGTAAGTATGGGTGACAGTCTTCATACTTTAGCTCTTGGAGAGTGGGCAACCAATAAAGCTGCTATTGCTTTGGATAACAACTGTAAAGTAGCCTTTACTCAGGAGGATCTGCCAATCGGTATCAAGGCGACAGACCGTTTCATTCAAGCGCTATCTAAAGTAGCTGGTGTTTCTGTACCAGAATCAATCAGCGACGAGCGTGGTAAGCTAATGGATTTAATCACTGATATGCACCAATATCTTTACGGTAAGCGTGTAGCCCTATTTGGCGATCCTGATCAATTAATTCCATTGACAGAGTTCTTATTAGATATGGATATGAAACCTGTATACATCGTGTCTGGTACTCCTGGTAAGAAATTCGACAAACGCATGAGCGCATTGCTAAGCGAGCGTTGCCCAGAAGCTAAATTTAAAAATGGACCACAAGCTGATATGTTCCTGTTACACCAATGGATTAAAGAAGAAGGAGTTGATTTGTTAATGGGTAATACATACGGTAAGTATATTGCTCGCGATGAAAACATTCCTTTCGTTAGAATGGGATTCCCCATCCTTGATCGCGTTGGACACAGTTACTTCCCAACTTTAGGTTACATGGGTGGTATCCGAATCTTAGAAAAGATGCTTAACGAGATCATGAGCTACCAGGATGCTACTTGTCCTGATGAAAAAGTAGAATTGGTTATGTAA
- the nifD gene encoding nitrogenase molybdenum-iron protein alpha chain, protein MVKKKDITKGLPDPSPLMDEILAKYPTKIAKKRKKGMVINDPSEEQEIQANIRTIPGIITQRGCTYAGCKGVVLGPTRDIINLVHGPIGCSFYAWLTRRNQTRPAEGEDNFMMYAFSTDMQDENIVFGGEAKLKDAIREAMEIFNPKAIGIFSTCPVGLIGDDVHAVAREMKAETGINIFGFSCEGYRGVSQSAGHHIANNQVFKNVVGLNDRDRKGKFQINLLGEYNIGGDAFELERLFEEAGIELLSTFSGNSTIKSMEYSHTADLNLVMCHRSINYIAEMMETKYGIPWFKVNFISAEGTAKSLRKVAEFFDDAELTAKVEEIIAREMAKVEAVKAAVKPKTEGKLAMMFVGGSRAHHYQDLFNELGVTTVSAGYEFAHRDDYEGRHVIPDIKIDADSRNIEEITVTKDEELFRDDLVAKKKAMEGKGMEFSDYVGMMPEMKKNSLVIDDVNHWETEKLIEFYKPDMFCAGIKEKYVVQKLGVPLKQLHSYDYGGPYAGFEGAINFYNEMERMLGTDIWKMVDAPWKSEPEIVGSFAFNG, encoded by the coding sequence ATGGTAAAAAAGAAAGATATCACAAAAGGATTACCTGATCCATCCCCACTTATGGATGAGATCCTGGCAAAATACCCTACAAAAATTGCTAAGAAGCGTAAGAAAGGGATGGTAATTAACGATCCTTCTGAAGAACAAGAAATTCAGGCTAACATTCGTACTATTCCTGGTATTATTACTCAAAGAGGATGTACTTACGCAGGTTGTAAAGGGGTAGTATTAGGACCTACACGAGATATTATTAATCTGGTACATGGTCCAATCGGATGTAGTTTCTACGCATGGTTGACCCGTCGTAACCAAACCCGTCCAGCTGAGGGAGAAGATAACTTCATGATGTACGCTTTCTCAACTGATATGCAAGATGAGAACATCGTATTCGGTGGAGAGGCAAAATTAAAAGATGCTATCCGCGAAGCAATGGAAATTTTCAACCCTAAAGCGATAGGTATTTTCTCAACTTGTCCGGTAGGTTTGATTGGTGATGATGTTCATGCTGTAGCTCGTGAAATGAAAGCAGAAACAGGAATCAACATCTTTGGTTTTAGTTGTGAAGGATACCGCGGTGTATCACAGTCTGCTGGTCACCATATTGCAAACAACCAGGTATTTAAAAACGTTGTAGGTCTTAATGATCGCGATCGTAAAGGTAAATTCCAGATTAACCTGTTAGGTGAATATAATATTGGTGGTGATGCTTTTGAATTAGAACGTTTGTTTGAAGAAGCTGGTATTGAGTTACTATCTACTTTCTCAGGAAACTCTACCATCAAAAGTATGGAATATTCGCACACTGCAGACTTAAACCTTGTAATGTGTCACCGTTCTATTAACTACATCGCTGAGATGATGGAGACAAAATACGGTATTCCATGGTTCAAAGTTAACTTCATTAGTGCTGAAGGTACTGCTAAGTCACTTCGTAAAGTAGCTGAGTTCTTCGATGATGCTGAACTAACAGCTAAAGTAGAAGAGATTATTGCAAGAGAAATGGCTAAAGTTGAAGCTGTTAAAGCAGCTGTGAAGCCAAAAACAGAAGGTAAACTAGCCATGATGTTCGTTGGAGGATCTCGTGCTCACCACTACCAGGATCTTTTCAATGAGCTAGGTGTTACTACCGTATCAGCAGGTTACGAGTTTGCTCACCGCGATGACTACGAAGGACGTCACGTGATTCCAGACATAAAAATTGATGCAGATTCACGTAACATCGAAGAAATTACAGTTACCAAAGATGAAGAGCTTTTCCGCGACGATCTTGTTGCTAAGAAAAAAGCTATGGAAGGAAAAGGTATGGAATTCAGCGATTATGTTGGAATGATGCCTGAAATGAAAAAGAATTCATTGGTAATTGATGATGTTAACCATTGGGAAACTGAAAAGTTAATTGAGTTCTACAAGCCAGACATGTTCTGTGCAGGGATTAAAGAAAAATATGTGGTTCAGAAATTAGGGGTGCCTTTGAAGCAGTTACACTCTTATGATTATGGTGGTCCATATGCCGGATTTGAAGGTGCTATCAACTTCTATAATGAAATGGAAAGAATGTTAGGTACTGATATTTGGAAAATGGTTGATGCACCATGGAAATCAGAACCAGAGATTGTAGGTAGTTTCGCTTTTAACGGATAG